One Chitinophagales bacterium genomic region harbors:
- a CDS encoding gliding motility-associated C-terminal domain-containing protein: MNYLKLILIFALTLCLNNGLQAKDSNMRFIENKGQWDKTIKYNTILNFGNIYFENNAFAFDLHDFQDGEHKHENEQKQGHYFRMEFENANENIFFTYSGKSNHYYNFFLGNDKSKWQSKVHEYESITYRNLYNGIDLNVEGSGENMKYTYYVKANANPDEILVRYNGIEKLNLKDGSLYYETAFCPIIEEKPYAYQIIKGRKVIVKCEYKIINGNQLTFVFPKGYNKNYELIIDPQLVFARLTDSSSDNFGFTATYDDAGNSYAGGIVYGRQGTYPTTTGAYDNTFNGGTNSGFNNAAIDIGISCYNGNTGALLYGTYVGGSSNEIPNSIIVNHAGELVVLGTSSSGNFPISANAYDNTFAGGTSIDLSTNGVYFPSGSDIVVFKLSNGGSNIVSSTFVGGTGNDGINEDNSALDIYDGTDLNFNYGDPFRGEVIVDEFDNVYVTSSTNSDNFPSIGVASSLGGEQDAVIFKLNSSLSTMLFSRYVGGSNDDAGYSMKLDNNGNLFAVGGTISSNFPTTSNTLFPSYRGGSADGYLIKLSSNNGSIIRGTFLGTNNYDQVYFVDLDEENNVYIVGHTLGDYISTTNVGFNQPNGKQFIHKLNNDLSQTFYSMKFGTGGSLVDLSPTAFLVDVCERVYVSGWGGQVGLNRNPNNLTPYITGLPTTSDALQSSTDGSDFYFFILDKNASGQLYGSYFGSNVTEEHVDGGTSRFDERGVIHQAICAACRGSSFPSSAGYSNTSGSPNCNLGILKLNMDLPITSVDIDAFPRATGCVPLTVNFESILNDVVDFSWDLGDGNSASVQNPVHTYTDTGTYTVQLIGIDSNSCNISDTAYIDIWVRDDSIVADKIDTLFVDCDSLNIYVATPLGPSTHTYNWIMGDGTVYNNDTNFIYHHYDTTGTFNIILNTVDTTKCDIEAFDTISLDFPHRVKADIGTNAGCINIPLQMQNYSNPNAETFIWDLGNGETSTEYEPYTIYPNGGEYTVYLTVIDSGTCNYISKDTNIISIIPPPVANFRTDSNYYVYPDSVQFTNYSFNYDAFIWKFGDGETDSIEVDPYHFYQSLWEFTPCLEVENEGCRDTICKEIYIDFIPLIGVPNAFSPNGDGHNDRIYVEGLGITKLSFKIYNRWGELVYEGTDQNEGWDGKYKGVLQEMEVYTYVVNALLLDGSNPILKGNITLLK; encoded by the coding sequence ATGAATTATTTAAAACTCATTTTAATATTTGCTCTTACTCTTTGCTTAAACAATGGTTTACAAGCAAAAGATAGCAATATGCGTTTTATTGAAAACAAAGGTCAGTGGGATAAAACAATTAAATACAACACCATTTTAAACTTTGGCAATATCTATTTTGAAAACAATGCTTTTGCTTTTGATTTACACGACTTTCAAGATGGAGAACACAAGCATGAAAACGAACAGAAACAAGGACATTATTTTAGAATGGAATTTGAAAATGCCAATGAAAATATCTTTTTTACCTACTCGGGAAAAAGTAATCATTATTACAACTTCTTTTTAGGAAATGATAAAAGTAAGTGGCAGTCTAAAGTGCATGAATATGAATCTATAACTTACAGAAATTTATACAACGGCATAGACTTAAATGTAGAAGGTAGTGGAGAAAATATGAAATATACTTACTACGTAAAAGCTAATGCCAACCCAGATGAAATTTTGGTAAGATACAATGGTATAGAAAAACTAAATTTAAAGGACGGTTCTTTATATTATGAAACAGCTTTTTGCCCCATAATAGAAGAAAAACCTTATGCCTACCAAATTATAAAAGGACGAAAAGTAATAGTAAAATGCGAGTATAAAATAATTAATGGCAATCAACTTACCTTTGTTTTCCCTAAAGGTTATAATAAAAATTATGAACTAATAATTGACCCACAGTTAGTTTTTGCAAGGCTTACAGATTCTTCAAGTGATAATTTTGGATTTACAGCTACTTATGATGATGCCGGAAATTCTTATGCCGGAGGTATTGTATATGGCAGACAAGGAACTTACCCTACCACTACAGGTGCTTATGACAATACTTTTAATGGGGGCACTAATTCTGGATTTAACAATGCCGCTATAGATATAGGCATATCGTGTTATAATGGAAACACAGGAGCTTTACTTTATGGTACTTATGTGGGTGGAAGCAGCAATGAAATTCCTAATAGTATTATTGTAAACCATGCTGGCGAACTTGTAGTTTTAGGAACTTCTAGCTCAGGTAATTTCCCCATTTCTGCCAATGCTTATGACAATACTTTTGCCGGTGGAACATCTATTGACTTATCAACTAATGGTGTTTATTTTCCTTCCGGTAGCGATATTGTAGTTTTTAAACTAAGTAATGGCGGTTCTAACATAGTTAGTAGCACTTTTGTAGGAGGCACAGGAAATGACGGTATAAATGAAGATAACAGTGCCTTAGATATTTATGATGGCACCGACTTAAATTTTAACTATGGAGATCCTTTTAGAGGGGAAGTCATTGTAGATGAGTTTGATAATGTTTATGTTACATCATCTACCAATTCAGACAACTTTCCAAGCATAGGCGTAGCAAGTTCTTTAGGTGGCGAGCAAGATGCCGTAATTTTTAAGTTAAATTCCAGTTTAAGCACCATGCTTTTTTCAAGGTATGTAGGCGGAAGCAACGATGATGCAGGATATTCTATGAAATTAGATAATAACGGAAATTTATTTGCCGTAGGCGGAACTATAAGCTCTAATTTTCCTACAACTTCTAATACACTTTTTCCCTCGTACAGAGGAGGTAGTGCTGATGGTTATTTAATAAAATTGAGTAGTAATAACGGCAGTATAATTAGAGGAACATTTTTAGGTACAAACAACTACGACCAAGTTTATTTTGTAGATTTAGATGAAGAAAATAATGTTTATATAGTAGGGCATACTTTAGGAGACTACATTTCTACTACAAATGTTGGCTTTAACCAACCCAATGGAAAACAATTTATTCATAAACTAAACAACGATTTATCTCAAACATTTTACAGTATGAAATTTGGGACAGGAGGTAGTTTAGTAGATTTATCTCCTACAGCTTTTTTAGTAGATGTTTGCGAAAGAGTTTATGTTTCCGGCTGGGGAGGGCAAGTGGGCTTAAACAGAAATCCCAACAATCTTACGCCATACATAACTGGATTACCTACTACTTCCGATGCACTTCAAAGTTCAACAGACGGAAGCGATTTTTATTTCTTTATTTTAGATAAAAATGCTTCAGGGCAATTATACGGTTCTTATTTTGGAAGCAATGTTACAGAAGAACACGTAGATGGCGGCACCAGTAGGTTTGATGAAAGAGGCGTTATTCATCAAGCAATATGTGCAGCTTGCAGAGGTTCTTCTTTCCCTTCATCAGCAGGTTATAGTAATACTTCAGGTTCTCCAAATTGCAACTTGGGAATTTTAAAACTCAATATGGATTTACCTATTACCAGTGTTGATATAGATGCTTTCCCACGAGCAACAGGCTGCGTGCCTCTCACCGTTAATTTTGAAAGTATTTTGAATGATGTAGTTGATTTTAGCTGGGATTTAGGCGATGGAAATTCTGCTTCTGTTCAAAACCCTGTTCATACTTATACCGATACTGGAACTTATACCGTACAATTGATTGGTATAGACTCCAATTCTTGCAACATTAGCGATACGGCATACATAGATATTTGGGTAAGAGATGATAGCATTGTAGCAGATAAAATAGATACACTTTTTGTTGATTGCGATAGCTTAAATATATATGTAGCCACGCCTTTAGGTCCAAGTACACATACTTACAATTGGATAATGGGCGATGGAACGGTTTATAACAATGATACCAATTTTATTTATCATCACTACGACACCACAGGAACTTTCAATATTATACTTAATACCGTAGATACCACAAAATGCGATATAGAAGCTTTTGATACTATTTCTTTAGATTTTCCTCATCGCGTTAAAGCCGATATTGGCACCAATGCAGGCTGTATAAATATACCTTTACAAATGCAAAATTACAGCAACCCTAATGCCGAAACTTTTATATGGGATTTAGGAAATGGAGAAACATCTACTGAGTACGAACCATACACTATATATCCAAACGGAGGCGAATACACCGTATATTTAACCGTTATAGATTCGGGTACTTGTAATTATATTTCTAAAGACACCAATATTATTTCCATAATACCGCCTCCTGTAGCTAATTTTAGAACAGATTCAAATTATTATGTTTATCCCGATTCGGTACAATTTACCAATTATAGCTTTAATTATGATGCTTTTATATGGAAATTTGGCGATGGAGAAACCGACAGCATAGAAGTAGATCCTTATCATTTTTACCAAAGCTTATGGGAATTTACACCGTGCTTAGAAGTTGAAAACGAAGGCTGTAGAGATACTATTTGTAAAGAAATATACATTGATTTTATACCTTTAATAGGTGTGCCTAATGCTTTTTCGCCAAATGGAGATGGACACAACGACCGTATTTATGTAGAAGGTTTAGGTATAACAAAACTCAGTTTTAAAATATACAACCGCTGGGGCGAACTGGTGTATGAAGGTACAGACCAAAACGAAGGATGGGACGGTAAGTATAAAGGCGTTTTACAAGAAATGGAAGTATATACTTATGTAGTAAATGCCCTGCTCTTAGATGGTAGCAATCCTATTTTAAAAGGAAATATTACCCTACTAAAGTAA